One Mycobacteroides salmoniphilum DNA segment encodes these proteins:
- a CDS encoding YciI family protein, producing MKQYLLSVHSYAENAADWSDEDVQRLYAQTGVLNEKMKEAGVWVFANGLTEPSDATVVRSVEGKVTTTDGPYLETKEHLGGFWIINAPDLDAALRWAAEGSAACEEPVEVRPFQDEEA from the coding sequence ATGAAGCAGTACTTACTCTCGGTTCACAGTTACGCGGAGAACGCGGCCGATTGGAGTGACGAGGATGTGCAGCGGCTCTACGCGCAGACCGGCGTGCTCAACGAGAAGATGAAGGAGGCCGGTGTCTGGGTCTTCGCCAATGGGCTGACCGAACCATCGGATGCGACGGTGGTCCGCAGTGTGGAGGGCAAGGTCACCACCACCGACGGCCCCTACCTGGAAACCAAGGAACACCTCGGCGGCTTCTGGATCATCAACGCGCCCGACCTCGACGCGGCGCTGAGGTGGGCGGCCGAGGGGTCGGCGGCGTGCGAGGAGCCCGTCGAGGTGCGCCCCTTCCAGGATGAGGAGGCGTGA
- a CDS encoding fatty acyl-AMP ligase: protein MSALVTGLRVEEYLDETGAISLPDGYTVNHYLENAVDGEHDTFAYRYVDFSSDPDGEPSDLNWPQLRARSRAVAARLQQVTTPGDRVAILAPQGLDYVIGFFAAIEAGNIAVPLFAPELPGHAERLDAVLADAQPTVVLTNEAAAESVSSFVRKLPRERRPRVLAVDGVPNSVGATYARVTPSTDDIAYLQYTSGSTRVPAGVEITHRAVMTNVLQMVISVGLDVDVRGASWLPLYHDMGLLMLMFPLCGGRMTLMSPMSFVRRPGRWIKELAAASHVGRTFGAAPNFAFELAAERGLPKDGEALDLSKVAGLINGSEPVSIASIRKFNAAFGPYGLPSNAIKPSYGMAEATLFVSSIAPEAEPSVIYMDREQLGAGHATRVDATHENAVPQVSCGQIARSQWAVVVNPGAEAELPDGQVGEIWLHGNNIGRGYWGRPEETSHSFRNTLQARLDEGSHAAGTEPDTLWFRTGDLGVYVDGELYITGRVKDLVIVDGRNHYPHDIEATVEESSSGVRRGFVAAFSVPANELPVGIDAGDGTGERLVIVAERAPGAGRAEPGPIVDAIRAAVSRRHTLPVTDVQLVQAGAVPRTSSGKIARRACRQEYLDNKLGTRTS from the coding sequence ATGAGTGCGCTGGTGACAGGGTTGCGTGTCGAGGAGTACCTGGACGAGACGGGCGCCATCTCGTTACCGGATGGCTACACCGTTAACCATTATCTCGAGAACGCTGTCGACGGCGAGCACGACACATTTGCCTATCGCTATGTGGACTTCAGCAGCGACCCGGACGGCGAACCGTCCGATCTGAACTGGCCACAGCTTCGTGCGCGTTCCCGCGCCGTCGCGGCGCGGCTTCAGCAGGTGACCACGCCGGGAGATCGGGTCGCGATCCTGGCGCCCCAGGGTCTTGACTACGTCATCGGCTTCTTCGCCGCCATCGAGGCCGGAAACATCGCGGTGCCCCTCTTCGCCCCGGAACTTCCCGGACACGCCGAACGGCTCGACGCGGTGCTTGCCGACGCCCAACCGACTGTCGTACTGACCAACGAAGCGGCCGCCGAATCCGTCAGCAGCTTCGTCCGGAAACTGCCGCGCGAGCGTCGCCCTCGGGTACTTGCCGTGGACGGTGTGCCGAATTCAGTGGGCGCGACCTATGCCAGGGTGACTCCGAGTACCGATGACATCGCTTACTTGCAGTACACATCGGGTTCGACGCGAGTGCCTGCCGGTGTGGAGATCACCCATCGGGCGGTGATGACCAACGTGCTGCAGATGGTCATCTCGGTGGGCCTGGATGTCGATGTCCGGGGAGCGAGTTGGCTGCCGCTCTATCACGACATGGGTCTGCTCATGCTCATGTTCCCGCTCTGCGGAGGCCGGATGACGCTGATGTCCCCGATGTCGTTCGTGCGTCGGCCCGGCCGCTGGATCAAAGAACTCGCGGCCGCATCTCACGTGGGTCGCACCTTTGGTGCAGCCCCCAACTTCGCCTTCGAGCTCGCCGCCGAGCGCGGCCTGCCGAAGGACGGCGAAGCTCTGGACCTGAGCAAGGTGGCGGGGCTGATCAATGGTTCCGAGCCGGTCAGCATCGCCTCGATCCGGAAGTTCAACGCGGCCTTCGGTCCGTATGGTCTGCCGTCCAACGCAATCAAGCCCTCCTACGGCATGGCCGAGGCGACGCTGTTCGTCTCCTCCATCGCCCCGGAGGCAGAGCCTTCTGTCATCTACATGGATCGTGAGCAGCTGGGCGCCGGGCACGCGACCCGGGTGGATGCCACTCATGAGAACGCGGTGCCACAGGTGTCCTGTGGGCAGATCGCCCGCAGCCAGTGGGCGGTCGTCGTCAACCCCGGCGCCGAGGCGGAACTGCCCGACGGGCAGGTCGGTGAGATCTGGTTACACGGCAACAACATCGGTCGTGGGTACTGGGGCCGGCCCGAGGAGACCAGCCACTCGTTCCGTAACACGTTGCAGGCACGCCTGGATGAGGGCAGCCACGCCGCCGGTACCGAACCGGACACCCTCTGGTTCCGCACCGGGGATCTTGGCGTCTATGTCGATGGTGAGCTGTACATCACCGGGCGGGTCAAAGATCTGGTGATCGTGGACGGCCGCAATCACTACCCGCACGACATCGAGGCCACCGTCGAAGAGTCTTCGTCGGGGGTGCGACGTGGCTTCGTGGCTGCGTTCTCGGTGCCCGCCAACGAACTGCCCGTGGGCATCGATGCGGGTGATGGCACCGGCGAGAGATTGGTCATCGTCGCCGAACGGGCCCCTGGAGCCGGACGGGCTGAACCTGGCCCCATCGTCGATGCGATCCGGGCCGCGGTCTCCCGCCGGCACACACTGCCGGTCACCGACGTGCAACTGGTTCAGGCCGGCGCGGTCCCACGCACCAGCAGCGGAAAGATCGCGCGCCGGGCCTGCCGCCAGGAGTACCTCGACAACAAACTCGGAACGCGCACCTCCTAG
- a CDS encoding glycoside hydrolase family 3 N-terminal domain-containing protein translates to MRAGVVLTGLVVVALSACGGNASEPAKESATPAPKTPVTAAPAGDLACLSTRDRLAQLLMVGVKDSDDARALVRDHHVGGIFVGSWTKKEMLTDGSLHDVVTAGPIPAAVSVDEEGGRVSRLKDLIGPAPSARELSATQTPEQVQALSQERAQKMKDLGITIDFAPDADVTDGDPDGAIGDRSYSGDPQKVAEYAEAAVRGYQAGGVGAVVKHFPGHGHASGDSHTNGVVTPPLEQLQDNDLVPYRTLVTSGAAVMIGHMQVPGLTGDDPASLSPAAVDLLRKGTGYGAPAYDGVIFTDDLSSMAAITDRFPIEEAVLKSIRAGIDWALWVSTEKVGSVLDRLESAYNAGELNGDAINASVRRVLAFKGVRACG, encoded by the coding sequence ATGCGTGCAGGGGTAGTACTGACCGGTCTCGTTGTGGTGGCGCTGTCTGCCTGTGGCGGCAACGCGTCGGAGCCCGCGAAGGAGTCCGCTACGCCCGCACCGAAGACGCCCGTCACCGCGGCGCCCGCGGGCGATCTGGCCTGTCTGAGCACCCGCGACAGGTTGGCACAGCTACTCATGGTGGGCGTCAAGGACTCCGACGACGCCCGTGCGCTGGTGCGTGATCACCACGTCGGTGGCATTTTCGTCGGCAGCTGGACCAAGAAAGAGATGCTGACCGACGGCTCCCTGCACGACGTGGTCACCGCCGGTCCGATCCCGGCCGCGGTGAGCGTCGACGAGGAGGGCGGCCGGGTGTCGCGTCTGAAGGACCTCATCGGTCCGGCTCCGTCCGCCCGGGAGCTGTCCGCCACCCAGACTCCCGAACAGGTGCAGGCGCTCAGCCAGGAACGCGCTCAGAAGATGAAGGATCTCGGCATCACCATCGACTTCGCCCCCGATGCCGATGTGACCGATGGCGACCCCGATGGCGCCATCGGAGACCGTTCGTACAGCGGCGATCCGCAAAAGGTCGCCGAGTACGCCGAGGCCGCCGTGCGGGGATATCAGGCCGGCGGCGTGGGTGCCGTGGTCAAGCACTTCCCGGGTCATGGCCACGCCTCGGGCGATTCGCACACCAACGGTGTGGTGACCCCGCCGCTGGAGCAGCTGCAGGACAACGATTTGGTGCCGTACCGCACGCTGGTGACCAGCGGTGCCGCCGTGATGATCGGCCACATGCAGGTGCCCGGACTCACCGGCGACGACCCGGCCAGCCTGAGCCCTGCCGCAGTCGACTTGCTGCGCAAGGGAACCGGTTACGGAGCGCCGGCCTATGACGGCGTGATCTTCACCGATGACTTGTCCTCGATGGCTGCCATCACCGACCGCTTCCCGATCGAGGAGGCGGTGCTCAAGTCGATCAGGGCGGGTATCGACTGGGCGCTCTGGGTGAGCACCGAAAAGGTTGGCTCTGTTCTCGACCGCCTCGAATCGGCCTACAACGCAGGTGAATTGAACGGTGACGCGATCAATGCCTCGGTGCGCCGGGTGCTGGCGTTCAAGGGCGTTCGCGCCTGCGGCTAA
- a CDS encoding TerC family protein: MDFTLALTPDLVAVFLTLFVLEVVLGIDNVIFISILASKLPSAQQARARNLGLTLAMVMRVGLVFLAGWIITLKEEVLELFGNGFSIKDFILIAGGLFLVYKAVHEIHLKLEGTGEESESSSGVTTFRSVLVQILLLDLVFSLDSVITAVGMTSNMLVIVTVVVLSFAIMLFASRFVFAFVNRHPTVKMLALSFLLLIGVFLIADGFGIKIDKAMIYGPMAFAILVEALNLVAAARKARQDNTAHLPVALRPTYPGVDESVAIAAATSTSPDAGSVGLSRKPVDGKGGDIRAGLG, encoded by the coding sequence GTGGACTTCACCCTTGCGCTGACCCCCGACCTGGTGGCCGTCTTCCTCACTCTGTTCGTGCTGGAAGTGGTGCTGGGCATCGATAACGTCATCTTCATCTCGATCCTCGCCAGCAAGCTGCCCAGCGCCCAGCAGGCCAGGGCACGCAATCTGGGGCTGACCCTCGCGATGGTCATGCGCGTCGGATTGGTGTTCTTGGCCGGCTGGATCATCACCCTCAAAGAGGAGGTTCTCGAACTTTTCGGCAATGGGTTCTCGATCAAGGACTTCATTCTGATCGCCGGTGGACTGTTCCTGGTCTACAAGGCGGTTCACGAGATACATCTCAAACTCGAAGGCACCGGAGAGGAAAGCGAATCATCCTCGGGCGTCACAACATTTAGGTCCGTGCTGGTGCAGATCCTGCTGCTGGATCTGGTGTTCTCGCTTGACTCGGTGATCACCGCCGTGGGCATGACGAGCAACATGCTCGTCATCGTCACCGTGGTCGTTCTTTCCTTCGCGATCATGCTCTTCGCATCCCGCTTCGTCTTCGCGTTCGTCAACCGGCATCCAACGGTCAAGATGCTCGCGCTGTCCTTCCTGCTGCTCATCGGGGTGTTCCTCATCGCCGACGGCTTCGGCATCAAGATCGACAAGGCGATGATCTATGGTCCGATGGCCTTCGCCATCCTCGTCGAGGCCCTCAACCTTGTGGCTGCGGCACGGAAGGCCAGGCAGGACAATACGGCTCATCTGCCCGTTGCCCTGCGGCCCACCTACCCCGGAGTCGACGAGTCGGTGGCGATCGCCGCGGCGACATCGACGAGCCCGGACGCCGGCTCGGTCGGCCTGTCCCGAAAGCCGGTGGACGGCAAGGGTGGCGATATCCGCGCCGGCCTCGGCTAG
- a CDS encoding metal-dependent hydrolase, translating to MTVTAQTSYPKTRRIAFRFDESESAKRYFANDDMVFSHAVAFLSAVFPPGEDIFVRSVRRYRDKITDPDLKKRVAGFIGQEMTHGLHHRELNEQLSEMGYPTAWFDFLLDSTERTEDFLDTQFPDPDRLRLVRHLLLAFTAGAEHFTAVLAEHVLGRPELQIMMSDPEIKNLLNWHAIEELEHKSVAFDVYQAVGGSERMRIGMMHLLSNIALPFIVLGSWVSIATTDEAARRRPIRVLRETARMVRGPLFRGFYSAMKPYKRKGFHPDDIDTTALMTQWQDRLFGAEGELVGHLK from the coding sequence ATGACCGTCACTGCCCAGACGAGCTACCCGAAGACCCGGCGGATTGCCTTCCGGTTCGATGAGTCGGAGTCCGCGAAGCGGTACTTCGCGAACGATGACATGGTGTTCAGCCATGCCGTGGCCTTCCTGTCGGCCGTGTTCCCTCCGGGTGAGGACATCTTCGTGCGGTCGGTGCGCCGGTACCGCGACAAGATCACCGATCCGGACCTCAAGAAGCGGGTGGCGGGCTTCATCGGCCAGGAGATGACGCACGGACTGCACCACCGCGAGCTCAACGAGCAGCTTTCCGAGATGGGTTATCCCACAGCCTGGTTCGACTTCTTACTGGACAGCACCGAGCGCACGGAGGACTTCCTCGATACGCAGTTTCCGGACCCCGATCGGCTGCGGCTGGTGCGGCATCTCTTACTGGCTTTTACCGCCGGTGCCGAACACTTCACCGCAGTGCTTGCCGAGCATGTGCTGGGCCGTCCCGAGCTGCAGATCATGATGTCGGACCCGGAGATCAAGAACCTGCTGAACTGGCATGCGATCGAGGAGCTTGAACACAAATCAGTGGCGTTCGATGTGTACCAGGCCGTCGGAGGCTCCGAGCGTATGCGCATCGGCATGATGCACCTGCTGTCCAATATCGCGCTGCCGTTCATCGTGCTGGGCAGCTGGGTGTCCATTGCGACAACCGACGAGGCGGCCCGGCGCCGGCCGATTCGTGTGCTCCGCGAGACGGCGCGAATGGTGAGGGGACCGCTATTCCGCGGTTTCTATTCCGCGATGAAACCATACAAGCGCAAGGGATTTCATCCCGACGACATCGATACCACCGCACTGATGACGCAGTGGCAGGACCGGTTGTTCGGTGCCGAGGGTGAACTCGTCGGGCACCTGAAGTAG
- a CDS encoding cytochrome P450 yields MHDRIKQRTHWAVTHGIARAYLKVLARRGEPVAQLGIDTAQAAGIYGIIDTIRGRGRMSQSGGGWITADAQIVRTIFRDNRFVTFKPEHRSASPIIKRLTAWSDPQLLNPAEPPSILITDPPDHGRLRRLVAAPFTPRAIESLRGRIQEVTNGHLDELEQRPHPDLIADFTAKIPIAVIGEMIAVPAQDYSLLYVAMNRAIQLIATTAPSWRQYQDGTTALREIDEYLEKHVARLRREGTTSELATGLLESDLSHVELKMFFAVFLGAGFVTTTHLMGKAIVTLLRHPAQLAALHADPSLWPNAVEELMRYDTSNQWSARVATETVEIEGHTIEAGQSALLLLGGANRDPAAFENPDIFDITRPNARENMTLGTGIHVCLGQVLARVELHIALQSLFERFPRLALAGEPEYFDGMGIHGLRTLPVTLGH; encoded by the coding sequence ATGCACGACCGGATCAAACAACGCACCCATTGGGCCGTGACGCACGGGATAGCCCGTGCGTACTTGAAAGTGCTTGCCCGCCGGGGTGAACCCGTCGCGCAGTTGGGAATCGACACCGCCCAGGCCGCTGGCATCTACGGCATCATCGACACAATCCGTGGCCGCGGAAGGATGTCGCAGTCCGGAGGTGGCTGGATCACCGCGGACGCGCAGATCGTCCGAACAATCTTCCGCGACAACCGGTTCGTCACCTTCAAGCCCGAGCACCGGTCCGCATCGCCCATCATCAAGCGCCTGACCGCATGGAGCGACCCACAACTGCTCAATCCCGCCGAGCCACCATCCATCCTGATCACCGATCCACCGGATCACGGGCGGCTGCGACGTCTTGTCGCCGCCCCGTTCACTCCGCGCGCCATCGAATCTCTCCGCGGACGCATCCAGGAGGTGACCAACGGCCACCTGGATGAGCTGGAACAGCGTCCTCACCCGGATCTGATCGCCGATTTCACCGCGAAAATCCCCATCGCCGTGATCGGTGAGATGATCGCCGTCCCTGCGCAGGACTACTCGCTCCTGTACGTGGCAATGAATCGCGCGATCCAACTGATCGCCACCACTGCACCGTCTTGGCGCCAATACCAGGACGGCACAACGGCTTTACGGGAGATAGATGAGTACCTCGAGAAGCATGTCGCCCGGCTTCGCCGTGAGGGAACCACAAGCGAACTAGCCACAGGCCTTCTCGAGAGTGACCTGAGCCATGTCGAGCTCAAGATGTTCTTCGCGGTGTTCCTGGGCGCGGGATTCGTCACCACCACGCACCTGATGGGTAAGGCGATCGTCACACTGCTGCGCCACCCGGCGCAGCTGGCGGCGCTACACGCCGATCCGAGTCTGTGGCCCAATGCCGTCGAGGAACTCATGCGCTACGACACCTCGAACCAGTGGTCGGCTCGCGTTGCCACCGAGACGGTCGAGATCGAGGGGCACACCATCGAGGCGGGCCAGTCGGCGCTGCTGCTACTCGGCGGGGCGAACCGCGACCCTGCCGCGTTCGAGAATCCGGACATCTTTGACATCACCCGTCCCAATGCACGCGAGAACATGACGCTGGGCACCGGAATTCATGTGTGCCTGGGCCAGGTGCTGGCACGCGTCGAGCTGCACATCGCCTTGCAATCGCTCTTCGAACGCTTCCCGCGGTTGGCGCTGGCCGGCGAACCGGAGTACTTCGACGGGATGGGTATTCACGGGCTGCGCACCCTGCCCGTGACGCTGGGGCATTAG
- a CDS encoding MerR family transcriptional regulator, whose amino-acid sequence MDLTIDQLAQRVAMTARNIREWQTLGLVPPPERRGRVGIYSDDHIAIINHVKNLKSQGFPLDVIRRVIDSGGGSEDSVRKMVTEALSPFATGEPVILPRAELVQRLGEAADTALAEAGLLTDVDTQTVSVRDAETLDAIQLLVTAGMSLTRISETLREVDRLQHQIAQLLLGAYVADVWQPFAESGYTSTDWATIADNASRAKQLTVTLASRLLARALDDTVDPILLQQADEAEAVLRSTRPASSA is encoded by the coding sequence ATGGACCTGACGATCGACCAACTGGCACAGCGGGTGGCCATGACCGCGCGCAACATCCGTGAGTGGCAGACGCTTGGGCTGGTGCCCCCGCCGGAAAGACGCGGCCGCGTCGGCATCTACTCCGATGACCACATAGCGATCATCAACCACGTCAAAAATCTTAAATCCCAGGGCTTTCCACTGGACGTCATCCGTCGGGTCATCGATTCCGGCGGCGGTTCGGAGGACAGCGTCCGCAAGATGGTTACCGAGGCCCTCAGCCCCTTCGCGACGGGCGAGCCGGTGATCCTCCCCCGCGCCGAGCTGGTCCAGCGTCTCGGCGAGGCAGCCGACACCGCACTTGCCGAGGCGGGACTGCTCACCGACGTCGATACCCAGACGGTCTCGGTGCGAGACGCCGAGACCCTCGATGCGATCCAGCTCCTGGTGACCGCCGGCATGTCCCTGACTCGCATATCGGAGACTCTCCGCGAGGTCGATCGGCTCCAGCACCAGATCGCCCAATTACTCCTGGGCGCCTACGTGGCGGACGTGTGGCAACCGTTCGCGGAATCCGGCTATACCTCCACCGATTGGGCAACCATCGCCGACAATGCCTCGCGGGCAAAGCAATTGACTGTCACGCTGGCCTCCCGGCTGCTGGCCCGCGCCCTGGACGACACCGTCGATCCCATTCTCTTGCAGCAGGCGGACGAAGCCGAAGCGGTGCTAAGGAGTACCCGCCCGGCCTCGTCGGCCTGA
- a CDS encoding cytochrome P450 — protein MTLKHDARLVYTTTKPVVRSLLTNAGTELRAKVSGRRFAEVQETDFDPMDPSTAADPYPGYRELLAGSRVHYNRKRNIFILCQYEDVRSAARNDALLSNRDGVVRARFDVPVLLNMDRPRHTELRRKALPGFTRGALEGWAPMVSQLTSELLTGMLASQGADVVEHLAVPLPMRMIAHILGIPPEDEAFFRHWSNESIRVANVEFSAKGLRQVPGTLNGVRHLHDYFLTQLGEGNLLGSDTVLGKLVADAGEGEISHDELFYFALLLLLAGNETTTNLLSTMFLTMSENPDQFELIRSDPQLIAGAVEEQLRYSSPIQNFYRTAAQDYVVGDMVIPAGARVALLWGAANRDPRAFDDPDRFLAARPVSQHVAFGSGIHLCLGAGLARMEGQAVLRELVTRVDRIEIDGTPRWTTNSSLRGLEELRVRLAPR, from the coding sequence ATGACACTCAAACACGATGCCCGGCTGGTCTATACGACCACCAAACCCGTGGTGCGTTCCCTGCTTACCAATGCGGGGACCGAGCTTCGGGCAAAGGTGTCCGGCCGCCGGTTCGCAGAAGTGCAGGAGACCGACTTCGACCCGATGGATCCGTCGACAGCGGCCGATCCGTACCCGGGATACCGTGAGCTGCTGGCAGGTAGCCGGGTGCACTACAACCGCAAGCGCAACATTTTCATCCTGTGCCAATACGAGGACGTGCGCTCAGCAGCGCGCAACGACGCGCTGCTGTCCAACCGGGATGGTGTGGTGCGGGCCCGATTCGACGTTCCTGTGCTGTTGAACATGGATCGTCCCCGGCATACCGAACTGCGCCGCAAGGCGCTGCCCGGATTCACCCGAGGCGCGCTGGAGGGATGGGCGCCGATGGTGAGTCAATTGACGTCCGAGCTGCTGACGGGGATGTTGGCGAGCCAGGGCGCGGATGTCGTTGAGCACCTGGCGGTTCCGCTGCCCATGCGGATGATCGCGCACATCTTGGGCATTCCGCCGGAAGATGAGGCGTTCTTTCGGCACTGGTCCAACGAGTCAATACGCGTCGCGAACGTGGAGTTCAGTGCCAAGGGTCTGCGGCAGGTTCCGGGGACTCTCAATGGGGTGCGGCACCTGCACGACTACTTCCTGACCCAGCTGGGCGAGGGAAATCTGTTGGGATCGGACACCGTGCTGGGCAAGCTTGTCGCGGATGCCGGCGAGGGGGAGATCAGCCACGACGAGCTGTTCTACTTCGCACTACTGCTCTTGCTGGCAGGCAACGAGACCACCACCAACCTATTGAGCACCATGTTTTTGACGATGTCGGAAAACCCGGATCAGTTCGAGCTCATCAGATCCGACCCGCAGCTTATCGCGGGAGCGGTGGAGGAACAGTTGCGGTATTCGTCACCGATCCAGAACTTCTATCGCACGGCCGCACAGGATTACGTCGTCGGTGACATGGTGATTCCGGCTGGAGCGAGGGTGGCGCTGTTGTGGGGCGCGGCCAACCGCGATCCGCGCGCATTCGATGATCCGGACCGGTTCCTCGCTGCCCGTCCGGTCAGTCAGCATGTGGCCTTCGGATCGGGGATACACCTGTGCCTCGGTGCGGGGTTGGCCCGTATGGAGGGGCAGGCGGTCTTGCGTGAGCTGGTCACCCGTGTCGATCGGATCGAAATTGACGGGACACCCCGCTGGACCACGAACAGCTCACTGCGCGGTCTGGAGGAGCTTCGAGTTCGGCTCGCGCCGCGCTAG
- a CDS encoding YciI family protein: protein MSRYLLSIVYPPEAVRPDDAALETIGADVQAVTRRMQEAGVWLFAAGLRPADTATMVTANASGHTATDGPYTETKEQLGGFSIIDVPTLAEAQQWAAEVSRAVWCPIEVRGLDRGCGEVD from the coding sequence ATGAGCCGCTATCTGCTCTCGATCGTCTACCCGCCTGAGGCGGTGCGGCCGGACGACGCCGCGCTGGAAACCATCGGCGCCGACGTGCAGGCAGTCACCCGGCGCATGCAGGAGGCGGGGGTGTGGCTGTTCGCGGCCGGACTGCGGCCCGCAGATACCGCGACCATGGTGACCGCCAACGCCTCCGGGCATACCGCCACCGACGGTCCCTACACCGAGACCAAGGAACAGCTCGGCGGCTTCAGCATCATCGACGTGCCAACTCTGGCCGAGGCCCAGCAGTGGGCCGCAGAGGTGTCCCGCGCGGTGTGGTGTCCCATCGAGGTACGTGGTCTGGACCGGGGCTGCGGCGAGGTCGACTGA
- a CDS encoding cytochrome P450, translating into MRARNRVKYWSRWVTMHGISRVGLLTQVRKMPLAALFLSPDRADNHYRYIEQIRSVGPIAPARATGLVFTGLAQTREILRDHRFITLAPNNIPSPVLPQALSRWIFEKTEPGLPNPVEPPAMLAVDPPEHTRFRKLVSKAFTPRAVSKLEDRVREVTLELLENLERKERADLLDDYASQLPVAIIAEMLGVPRADAPFLLQWGNHGAALLDIGMTWSAYRDATQALMEIDRYFDAHLIRLRSELAQDPTLDGILASIVRDGDLDDRELKATMALLLGAGFETTVNLIGNGIVALLRHSEQLDYLRENPEGWSNAVEEVLRYDSPVQVTGRVATETVEFEGHTLPAGSMAVLLLGGANRDPAVFDEPDVFDVSRANAREHVAFGSGIHVCLGASLARMEGVVALQSLFERFPELALSADPTPGKHVNLHGFGSLPVNLGRARVRASS; encoded by the coding sequence ATGCGGGCCAGAAATCGGGTCAAGTACTGGTCGCGGTGGGTGACGATGCACGGCATCAGCCGCGTTGGGCTGCTCACGCAGGTCCGCAAGATGCCCTTGGCGGCACTGTTCCTCAGCCCGGACCGGGCCGACAATCACTACCGGTACATCGAACAGATCCGCTCGGTCGGCCCGATCGCTCCGGCGCGCGCCACCGGCCTGGTCTTCACCGGCCTGGCGCAGACACGCGAAATCTTGCGGGACCACCGATTCATCACGTTGGCGCCCAACAACATTCCCTCGCCCGTTCTCCCCCAGGCGCTCAGCCGGTGGATCTTCGAGAAGACCGAGCCCGGTCTGCCCAACCCGGTGGAGCCCCCCGCCATGCTGGCCGTCGATCCGCCCGAACACACCCGGTTCCGCAAGCTGGTATCCAAGGCGTTCACGCCCCGCGCGGTGAGCAAGTTGGAAGACCGCGTCCGCGAGGTGACACTCGAGCTGCTCGAGAACCTGGAACGCAAAGAGCGCGCCGATCTGCTCGACGACTACGCGTCCCAACTACCGGTGGCGATCATCGCCGAGATGCTCGGCGTGCCGCGCGCCGACGCTCCCTTCCTTCTTCAATGGGGCAATCACGGAGCGGCGCTCTTGGACATCGGCATGACCTGGTCGGCGTACCGAGACGCCACCCAGGCACTCATGGAGATCGACCGCTACTTCGACGCACACCTGATCCGGTTGCGCAGCGAGCTCGCGCAGGACCCCACCCTGGACGGCATCCTGGCCAGCATCGTGCGCGACGGCGATCTGGACGACCGCGAGCTCAAGGCCACCATGGCTCTGCTACTCGGCGCCGGATTCGAGACCACGGTCAACCTCATCGGGAACGGCATCGTGGCACTGCTGCGTCACTCCGAGCAGCTGGACTATCTGCGAGAGAATCCGGAAGGGTGGTCGAACGCCGTCGAGGAGGTCCTACGTTACGACTCCCCCGTGCAGGTCACCGGCCGAGTAGCCACCGAAACCGTCGAATTCGAAGGACACACACTGCCTGCCGGCTCCATGGCGGTACTACTCCTCGGTGGCGCCAACCGCGACCCGGCCGTTTTCGATGAGCCCGATGTTTTCGACGTGAGCCGCGCCAACGCACGCGAGCACGTGGCGTTCGGCAGCGGAATCCATGTCTGCCTGGGTGCGAGCCTGGCCCGGATGGAGGGAGTGGTGGCGTTGCAGTCGCTCTTCGAACGCTTCCCCGAGCTCGCCCTGTCCGCCGATCCCACCCCCGGCAAGCATGTCAACCTGCATGGCTTCGGAAGCCTGCCGGTGAACCTCGGCCGTGCCCGGGTGCGGGCCAGCAGTTAA